A region of Pristis pectinata isolate sPriPec2 chromosome 24, sPriPec2.1.pri, whole genome shotgun sequence DNA encodes the following proteins:
- the hdgfl2 gene encoding hepatoma-derived growth factor-related protein 2 isoform X5 encodes MPHNFKAGDLVFAKMKGYPHWPARIDDVAEGAVKPPSNKYPIFFYGTHETAFLGPKDIFLFEKYKDKYGKPNKRKGFNEGLWEIQNNPNVSFTAPLPSSSSDSEVPENEVVPGSGAEEDKQVSDEESDKDSIEQSGIKRKPLLPKRPAPKRARKSSDEDEEEEEESGSNSLENSEASSSESEKNSDQEFTLEKKVISRTPRRGPAAGRKKKKYDSEEEQENNEDEEEEKKHVEVKEDDDDEDYKRESDSDDSIKKPVRGRKPAAQKRTPKPRGRKPKIERLPSVSSSLSSDSDAEDKISDWKKRDEERKREIEERRRKQQEEELRRLREKEREEEEEEKRKRKEEKEREDDQDKLIDEVDEVKKEPSKKVKKVRAKSKYSSDSDSAVEKEVKKKPKKPHPEPTNKQKKEREQKERKRKQEDRHKERAAKAEKEKKKEEKLQVKKVEKKKEMTAEQKLQKIHTDIKHALKVDSPDVKKCVEALEELRTLQVTTQLLQKHSDLVATLKKIRRYKASQEVMTKAGEIYNHLKSMFMGGDDSGNSTLKKNPSDPEQQKDKTKEEEKEAENNTTKKQDSDLSNAVNGETVPVKNETLPENQEQDQPQTEEEKNTEETLIGKKNSAPDILKVLQSDGQHTTGTEPVSMEMESAIKS; translated from the exons attgatgacgtTGCCGAGGGAGCAGTGAAGCCACCATCAAATAAATACCCAATTTTCTTCTATGGTACACATGAAAC GGCATTTTTGGGACCAAAAGAtattttcctttttgaaaaatACAAAGACAAATATGGAAAACCAAACAAGAGGAAAGGATTCAATGAAGGATTGTGGGAAATACAAAACAACCCAAACGTCAGTTTTACTGCGCCACTG CCATCAAGCTCATCTGACAGTGAAGTTCCAGAAAATGAAGTAGTCCCAGGAAGTGGTGCAGAAGAGGACAAGCAAGTGAGTGATGAGGAATCTGACAAGGACAGCATTGAACAGAGTGGCATCAAGAGGAAGCCCCTCCTTCCCAAG CGACCCGCTCCAAAGCGTGCTCGCAAATCGAGTGATGAAgacgaggaggaggaagaagaaagtgGTTCCAACTCGCTTGAGAATTCTGAAGCAAGTTCCTCAGAATCAGAGAAAAATAGTGACCAA GAATTCACATTAGAAAAGAAAGTAATTTCCAGAACACCTAGGCGAGGTCCTGCAGCTGGAAGGAAGAAAAAG AAATATGATTCTGAGGAGGAACAAGAGAATAATGAGGAtgaagaggaagagaagaagcacgtaGAAGTGAAGGAAGATGATGACGACGAAGACTACAAGAGAGAATCTGACTCTGATGACTCCATAAAGAAACCTGTCAGAGGTAGAAAGCCAG CAGCTCAGAAGAGGACTCCTAAACCACGAGGAAGGAAACCAAAAATTGAGAGGTTACCTTCTGTCTCCAGCAGCCTCAG CAGTGATAGTGACGCTGAAGATAAGATCAGTGACTGGAAAAAACGagatgaagaaagaaagagagagatagaggaaaGGAGAAGGAAACAACAGGAGGAAGAGCTACGAAgattgagagaaaaagaaagggaggaggaagaagaagagaagaggaaacggaaagaagaaaaagaaagagaggatGATCAGGACAAATTAATTGATGAAGTAGATGAAGTAAAGAAAGAACCATCAAAGAAGGTCAAGAAAGTTCGGGCTAAGTCAAAATACtcctctgattctgactctgcaGTGGAAAAGGAG GTGAAAAAAAAGCCAAAGAAACCACATCCTGAACCCACAAATAaacagaagaaagaaagagaacagaaagaaagaaaacgtAAGCAGGAAGATCGTCACAAAGAAAG GGCGGCCAaagcagaaaaggaaaaaaagaaagaagaaaagttGCAAGTTAaaaaagttgaaaagaaaaaag AAATGACAGCGGAACAGAAACTTCAGAAAATACACACCGACATTAAGCATGCTCTGAAGGTTGACAGTCCT GATGTAAAGAAGTGTGTGGAGGCACTTGAAGAACTACGAACATTGCAAGTCACAACACAGCTCTTGCAGAAACACAGTGATCTGGTTGCAACACTAAAAAAA ATACGTCGCTATAAAGCTAGTCAGGAAGTCATGACAAAAGCTGGGGAGATCTACAATCATTTAAAGTCCATGTTTATGGGAGGAGATGATTCTGGCAACAGTACATTGAAGAAGAATCCTTCTGACCCAGAGCAGCAGAAAGATAAAACCAAAGAAGAGGAGAAGGAAGCTGAAAATAACACAACAAAGAAGCAAGACTCGG ATTTATCTAATGCAGTAAATGGAGAGACGGTGCCTGTGAAGAATGAGACTCTCCCAGAGAATCAAGAACAAGATCAACCACagacagaggaagagaaaaaCACTGAGGAAACATTGATTGGCAAAAAAAATAG TGCTCCAGATATATTGAAAGTGCTCCAGTCAGATGGTCAGCATACCACTGGCACAGAGCCAGTCTCAATGGAGATGGAATCAGCCATCAAGAGTTGA
- the hdgfl2 gene encoding hepatoma-derived growth factor-related protein 2 isoform X2, which translates to MPHNFKAGDLVFAKMKGYPHWPARIDDVAEGAVKPPSNKYPIFFYGTHETAFLGPKDIFLFEKYKDKYGKPNKRKGFNEGLWEIQNNPNVSFTAPLPSSSSDSEVPENEVVPGSGAEEDKQVSDEESDKDSIEQSGIKRKPLLPKRPAPKRARKSSDEDEEEEEESGSNSLENSEASSSESEKNSDQEFTLEKKVISRTPRRGPAAGRKKKKYDSEEEQENNEDEEEEKKHVEVKEDDDDEDYKRESDSDDSIKKPVRGRKPAAQKRTPKPRGRKPKIERLPSVSSSLSDSDAEDKISDWKKRDEERKREIEERRRKQQEEELRRLREKEREEEEEEKRKRKEEKEREDDQDKLIDEVDEVKKEPSKKVKKVRAKSKYSSDSDSAVEKEVKKKPKKPHPEPTNKQKKEREQKERKRKQEDRHKERAAKAEKEKKKEEKLQVKKVEKKKEMTAEQKLQKIHTDIKHALKVDSPDVKKCVEALEELRTLQVTTQLLQKHSDLVATLKKIRRYKASQEVMTKAGEIYNHLKSMFMGGDDSGNSTLKKNPSDPEQQKDKTKEEEKEAENNTTKKQDSDLSNAVNGETVPVKNETLPENQEQDQPQTEEEKNTEETLIGKKNSAPDILKVLQSDGQHTTGTEPVSMEMESAIKS; encoded by the exons attgatgacgtTGCCGAGGGAGCAGTGAAGCCACCATCAAATAAATACCCAATTTTCTTCTATGGTACACATGAAAC GGCATTTTTGGGACCAAAAGAtattttcctttttgaaaaatACAAAGACAAATATGGAAAACCAAACAAGAGGAAAGGATTCAATGAAGGATTGTGGGAAATACAAAACAACCCAAACGTCAGTTTTACTGCGCCACTG CCATCAAGCTCATCTGACAGTGAAGTTCCAGAAAATGAAGTAGTCCCAGGAAGTGGTGCAGAAGAGGACAAGCAAGTGAGTGATGAGGAATCTGACAAGGACAGCATTGAACAGAGTGGCATCAAGAGGAAGCCCCTCCTTCCCAAG CGACCCGCTCCAAAGCGTGCTCGCAAATCGAGTGATGAAgacgaggaggaggaagaagaaagtgGTTCCAACTCGCTTGAGAATTCTGAAGCAAGTTCCTCAGAATCAGAGAAAAATAGTGACCAA GAATTCACATTAGAAAAGAAAGTAATTTCCAGAACACCTAGGCGAGGTCCTGCAGCTGGAAGGAAGAAAAAG AAATATGATTCTGAGGAGGAACAAGAGAATAATGAGGAtgaagaggaagagaagaagcacgtaGAAGTGAAGGAAGATGATGACGACGAAGACTACAAGAGAGAATCTGACTCTGATGACTCCATAAAGAAACCTGTCAGAGGTAGAAAGCCAG CAGCTCAGAAGAGGACTCCTAAACCACGAGGAAGGAAACCAAAAATTGAGAGGTTACCTTCTGTCTCCAGCAGCCTCAG TGATAGTGACGCTGAAGATAAGATCAGTGACTGGAAAAAACGagatgaagaaagaaagagagagatagaggaaaGGAGAAGGAAACAACAGGAGGAAGAGCTACGAAgattgagagaaaaagaaagggaggaggaagaagaagagaagaggaaacggaaagaagaaaaagaaagagaggatGATCAGGACAAATTAATTGATGAAGTAGATGAAGTAAAGAAAGAACCATCAAAGAAGGTCAAGAAAGTTCGGGCTAAGTCAAAATACtcctctgattctgactctgcaGTGGAAAAGGAG GTGAAAAAAAAGCCAAAGAAACCACATCCTGAACCCACAAATAaacagaagaaagaaagagaacagaaagaaagaaaacgtAAGCAGGAAGATCGTCACAAAGAAAG GGCGGCCAaagcagaaaaggaaaaaaagaaagaagaaaagttGCAAGTTAaaaaagttgaaaagaaaaaag AAATGACAGCGGAACAGAAACTTCAGAAAATACACACCGACATTAAGCATGCTCTGAAGGTTGACAGTCCT GATGTAAAGAAGTGTGTGGAGGCACTTGAAGAACTACGAACATTGCAAGTCACAACACAGCTCTTGCAGAAACACAGTGATCTGGTTGCAACACTAAAAAAA ATACGTCGCTATAAAGCTAGTCAGGAAGTCATGACAAAAGCTGGGGAGATCTACAATCATTTAAAGTCCATGTTTATGGGAGGAGATGATTCTGGCAACAGTACATTGAAGAAGAATCCTTCTGACCCAGAGCAGCAGAAAGATAAAACCAAAGAAGAGGAGAAGGAAGCTGAAAATAACACAACAAAGAAGCAAGACTCGG ATTTATCTAATGCAGTAAATGGAGAGACGGTGCCTGTGAAGAATGAGACTCTCCCAGAGAATCAAGAACAAGATCAACCACagacagaggaagagaaaaaCACTGAGGAAACATTGATTGGCAAAAAAAATAG TGCTCCAGATATATTGAAAGTGCTCCAGTCAGATGGTCAGCATACCACTGGCACAGAGCCAGTCTCAATGGAGATGGAATCAGCCATCAAGAGTTGA
- the hdgfl2 gene encoding hepatoma-derived growth factor-related protein 2 isoform X4 has translation MPHNFKAGDLVFAKMKGYPHWPARIDDVAEGAVKPPSNKYPIFFYGTHETAFLGPKDIFLFEKYKDKYGKPNKRKGFNEGLWEIQNNPNVSFTAPLPSSSSDSEVPENEVVPGSGAEEDKQVSDEESDKDSIEQSGIKRKPLLPKRPAPKRARKSSDEDEEEEEESGSNSLENSEASSSESEKNSDQEFTLEKKVISRTPRRGPAAGRKKKKYDSEEEQENNEDEEEEKKHVEVKEDDDDEDYKRESDSDDSIKKPVRGRKPAAQKRTPKPRGRKPKIERLPSVSSSLSSDSDAEDKISDWKKRDEERKREIEERRRKQQEEELRRLREKEREEEEEEKRKRKEEKEREDDQDKLIDEVDEVKKEPSKKVKKVRAKSKYSSDSDSAVEKEVKKKPKKPHPEPTNKQKKEREQKERKRKQEDRHKERAAKAEKEKKKEEKLQVKKVEKKKEMTAEQKLQKIHTDIKHALKVDSPDVKKCVEALEELRTLQVTTQLLQKHSDLVATLKKIRRYKASQEVMTKAGEIYNHLKSMFMGGDDSGNSTLKKNPSDPEQQKDKTKEEEKEAENNTTKKQDSVNGETVPVKNETLPENQEQDQPQTEEEKNTEETLIGKKNSAPDILKVLQSDGQHTTGTEPVSMEMESAIKS, from the exons attgatgacgtTGCCGAGGGAGCAGTGAAGCCACCATCAAATAAATACCCAATTTTCTTCTATGGTACACATGAAAC GGCATTTTTGGGACCAAAAGAtattttcctttttgaaaaatACAAAGACAAATATGGAAAACCAAACAAGAGGAAAGGATTCAATGAAGGATTGTGGGAAATACAAAACAACCCAAACGTCAGTTTTACTGCGCCACTG CCATCAAGCTCATCTGACAGTGAAGTTCCAGAAAATGAAGTAGTCCCAGGAAGTGGTGCAGAAGAGGACAAGCAAGTGAGTGATGAGGAATCTGACAAGGACAGCATTGAACAGAGTGGCATCAAGAGGAAGCCCCTCCTTCCCAAG CGACCCGCTCCAAAGCGTGCTCGCAAATCGAGTGATGAAgacgaggaggaggaagaagaaagtgGTTCCAACTCGCTTGAGAATTCTGAAGCAAGTTCCTCAGAATCAGAGAAAAATAGTGACCAA GAATTCACATTAGAAAAGAAAGTAATTTCCAGAACACCTAGGCGAGGTCCTGCAGCTGGAAGGAAGAAAAAG AAATATGATTCTGAGGAGGAACAAGAGAATAATGAGGAtgaagaggaagagaagaagcacgtaGAAGTGAAGGAAGATGATGACGACGAAGACTACAAGAGAGAATCTGACTCTGATGACTCCATAAAGAAACCTGTCAGAGGTAGAAAGCCAG CAGCTCAGAAGAGGACTCCTAAACCACGAGGAAGGAAACCAAAAATTGAGAGGTTACCTTCTGTCTCCAGCAGCCTCAG CAGTGATAGTGACGCTGAAGATAAGATCAGTGACTGGAAAAAACGagatgaagaaagaaagagagagatagaggaaaGGAGAAGGAAACAACAGGAGGAAGAGCTACGAAgattgagagaaaaagaaagggaggaggaagaagaagagaagaggaaacggaaagaagaaaaagaaagagaggatGATCAGGACAAATTAATTGATGAAGTAGATGAAGTAAAGAAAGAACCATCAAAGAAGGTCAAGAAAGTTCGGGCTAAGTCAAAATACtcctctgattctgactctgcaGTGGAAAAGGAG GTGAAAAAAAAGCCAAAGAAACCACATCCTGAACCCACAAATAaacagaagaaagaaagagaacagaaagaaagaaaacgtAAGCAGGAAGATCGTCACAAAGAAAG GGCGGCCAaagcagaaaaggaaaaaaagaaagaagaaaagttGCAAGTTAaaaaagttgaaaagaaaaaag AAATGACAGCGGAACAGAAACTTCAGAAAATACACACCGACATTAAGCATGCTCTGAAGGTTGACAGTCCT GATGTAAAGAAGTGTGTGGAGGCACTTGAAGAACTACGAACATTGCAAGTCACAACACAGCTCTTGCAGAAACACAGTGATCTGGTTGCAACACTAAAAAAA ATACGTCGCTATAAAGCTAGTCAGGAAGTCATGACAAAAGCTGGGGAGATCTACAATCATTTAAAGTCCATGTTTATGGGAGGAGATGATTCTGGCAACAGTACATTGAAGAAGAATCCTTCTGACCCAGAGCAGCAGAAAGATAAAACCAAAGAAGAGGAGAAGGAAGCTGAAAATAACACAACAAAGAAGCAAGACTCGG TAAATGGAGAGACGGTGCCTGTGAAGAATGAGACTCTCCCAGAGAATCAAGAACAAGATCAACCACagacagaggaagagaaaaaCACTGAGGAAACATTGATTGGCAAAAAAAATAG TGCTCCAGATATATTGAAAGTGCTCCAGTCAGATGGTCAGCATACCACTGGCACAGAGCCAGTCTCAATGGAGATGGAATCAGCCATCAAGAGTTGA
- the hdgfl2 gene encoding hepatoma-derived growth factor-related protein 2 isoform X1 encodes MPHNFKAGDLVFAKMKGYPHWPARIDDVAEGAVKPPSNKYPIFFYGTHETAFLGPKDIFLFEKYKDKYGKPNKRKGFNEGLWEIQNNPNVSFTAPLPSSSSDSEVPENEVVPGSGAEEDKQVSDEESDKDSIEQSGIKRKPLLPKRPAPKRARKSSDEDEEEEEESGSNSLENSEASSSESEKNSDQEFTLEKKVISRTPRRGPAAGRKKKKYDSEEEQENNEDEEEEKKHVEVKEDDDDEDYKRESDSDDSIKKPVRGRKPAQKRTPKPRGRKPKIERLPSVSSSLSSDSDAEDKISDWKKRDEERKREIEERRRKQQEEELRRLREKEREEEEEEKRKRKEEKEREDDQDKLIDEVDEVKKEPSKKVKKVRAKSKYSSDSDSAVEKEVKKKPKKPHPEPTNKQKKEREQKERKRKQEDRHKERAAKAEKEKKKEEKLQVKKVEKKKEMTAEQKLQKIHTDIKHALKVDSPDVKKCVEALEELRTLQVTTQLLQKHSDLVATLKKIRRYKASQEVMTKAGEIYNHLKSMFMGGDDSGNSTLKKNPSDPEQQKDKTKEEEKEAENNTTKKQDSDLSNAVNGETVPVKNETLPENQEQDQPQTEEEKNTEETLIGKKNSAPDILKVLQSDGQHTTGTEPVSMEMESAIKS; translated from the exons attgatgacgtTGCCGAGGGAGCAGTGAAGCCACCATCAAATAAATACCCAATTTTCTTCTATGGTACACATGAAAC GGCATTTTTGGGACCAAAAGAtattttcctttttgaaaaatACAAAGACAAATATGGAAAACCAAACAAGAGGAAAGGATTCAATGAAGGATTGTGGGAAATACAAAACAACCCAAACGTCAGTTTTACTGCGCCACTG CCATCAAGCTCATCTGACAGTGAAGTTCCAGAAAATGAAGTAGTCCCAGGAAGTGGTGCAGAAGAGGACAAGCAAGTGAGTGATGAGGAATCTGACAAGGACAGCATTGAACAGAGTGGCATCAAGAGGAAGCCCCTCCTTCCCAAG CGACCCGCTCCAAAGCGTGCTCGCAAATCGAGTGATGAAgacgaggaggaggaagaagaaagtgGTTCCAACTCGCTTGAGAATTCTGAAGCAAGTTCCTCAGAATCAGAGAAAAATAGTGACCAA GAATTCACATTAGAAAAGAAAGTAATTTCCAGAACACCTAGGCGAGGTCCTGCAGCTGGAAGGAAGAAAAAG AAATATGATTCTGAGGAGGAACAAGAGAATAATGAGGAtgaagaggaagagaagaagcacgtaGAAGTGAAGGAAGATGATGACGACGAAGACTACAAGAGAGAATCTGACTCTGATGACTCCATAAAGAAACCTGTCAGAGGTAGAAAGCCAG CTCAGAAGAGGACTCCTAAACCACGAGGAAGGAAACCAAAAATTGAGAGGTTACCTTCTGTCTCCAGCAGCCTCAG CAGTGATAGTGACGCTGAAGATAAGATCAGTGACTGGAAAAAACGagatgaagaaagaaagagagagatagaggaaaGGAGAAGGAAACAACAGGAGGAAGAGCTACGAAgattgagagaaaaagaaagggaggaggaagaagaagagaagaggaaacggaaagaagaaaaagaaagagaggatGATCAGGACAAATTAATTGATGAAGTAGATGAAGTAAAGAAAGAACCATCAAAGAAGGTCAAGAAAGTTCGGGCTAAGTCAAAATACtcctctgattctgactctgcaGTGGAAAAGGAG GTGAAAAAAAAGCCAAAGAAACCACATCCTGAACCCACAAATAaacagaagaaagaaagagaacagaaagaaagaaaacgtAAGCAGGAAGATCGTCACAAAGAAAG GGCGGCCAaagcagaaaaggaaaaaaagaaagaagaaaagttGCAAGTTAaaaaagttgaaaagaaaaaag AAATGACAGCGGAACAGAAACTTCAGAAAATACACACCGACATTAAGCATGCTCTGAAGGTTGACAGTCCT GATGTAAAGAAGTGTGTGGAGGCACTTGAAGAACTACGAACATTGCAAGTCACAACACAGCTCTTGCAGAAACACAGTGATCTGGTTGCAACACTAAAAAAA ATACGTCGCTATAAAGCTAGTCAGGAAGTCATGACAAAAGCTGGGGAGATCTACAATCATTTAAAGTCCATGTTTATGGGAGGAGATGATTCTGGCAACAGTACATTGAAGAAGAATCCTTCTGACCCAGAGCAGCAGAAAGATAAAACCAAAGAAGAGGAGAAGGAAGCTGAAAATAACACAACAAAGAAGCAAGACTCGG ATTTATCTAATGCAGTAAATGGAGAGACGGTGCCTGTGAAGAATGAGACTCTCCCAGAGAATCAAGAACAAGATCAACCACagacagaggaagagaaaaaCACTGAGGAAACATTGATTGGCAAAAAAAATAG TGCTCCAGATATATTGAAAGTGCTCCAGTCAGATGGTCAGCATACCACTGGCACAGAGCCAGTCTCAATGGAGATGGAATCAGCCATCAAGAGTTGA
- the hdgfl2 gene encoding hepatoma-derived growth factor-related protein 2 isoform X3: MPHNFKAGDLVFAKMKGYPHWPARIDDVAEGAVKPPSNKYPIFFYGTHETAFLGPKDIFLFEKYKDKYGKPNKRKGFNEGLWEIQNNPNVSFTAPLPSSSSDSEVPENEVVPGSGAEEDKQVSDEESDKDSIEQSGIKRKPLLPKRPAPKRARKSSDEDEEEEEESGSNSLENSEASSSESEKNSDQEFTLEKKVISRTPRRGPAAGRKKKKYDSEEEQENNEDEEEEKKHVEVKEDDDDEDYKRESDSDDSIKKPVRGRKPAQKRTPKPRGRKPKIERLPSVSSSLSDSDAEDKISDWKKRDEERKREIEERRRKQQEEELRRLREKEREEEEEEKRKRKEEKEREDDQDKLIDEVDEVKKEPSKKVKKVRAKSKYSSDSDSAVEKEVKKKPKKPHPEPTNKQKKEREQKERKRKQEDRHKERAAKAEKEKKKEEKLQVKKVEKKKEMTAEQKLQKIHTDIKHALKVDSPDVKKCVEALEELRTLQVTTQLLQKHSDLVATLKKIRRYKASQEVMTKAGEIYNHLKSMFMGGDDSGNSTLKKNPSDPEQQKDKTKEEEKEAENNTTKKQDSDLSNAVNGETVPVKNETLPENQEQDQPQTEEEKNTEETLIGKKNSAPDILKVLQSDGQHTTGTEPVSMEMESAIKS, from the exons attgatgacgtTGCCGAGGGAGCAGTGAAGCCACCATCAAATAAATACCCAATTTTCTTCTATGGTACACATGAAAC GGCATTTTTGGGACCAAAAGAtattttcctttttgaaaaatACAAAGACAAATATGGAAAACCAAACAAGAGGAAAGGATTCAATGAAGGATTGTGGGAAATACAAAACAACCCAAACGTCAGTTTTACTGCGCCACTG CCATCAAGCTCATCTGACAGTGAAGTTCCAGAAAATGAAGTAGTCCCAGGAAGTGGTGCAGAAGAGGACAAGCAAGTGAGTGATGAGGAATCTGACAAGGACAGCATTGAACAGAGTGGCATCAAGAGGAAGCCCCTCCTTCCCAAG CGACCCGCTCCAAAGCGTGCTCGCAAATCGAGTGATGAAgacgaggaggaggaagaagaaagtgGTTCCAACTCGCTTGAGAATTCTGAAGCAAGTTCCTCAGAATCAGAGAAAAATAGTGACCAA GAATTCACATTAGAAAAGAAAGTAATTTCCAGAACACCTAGGCGAGGTCCTGCAGCTGGAAGGAAGAAAAAG AAATATGATTCTGAGGAGGAACAAGAGAATAATGAGGAtgaagaggaagagaagaagcacgtaGAAGTGAAGGAAGATGATGACGACGAAGACTACAAGAGAGAATCTGACTCTGATGACTCCATAAAGAAACCTGTCAGAGGTAGAAAGCCAG CTCAGAAGAGGACTCCTAAACCACGAGGAAGGAAACCAAAAATTGAGAGGTTACCTTCTGTCTCCAGCAGCCTCAG TGATAGTGACGCTGAAGATAAGATCAGTGACTGGAAAAAACGagatgaagaaagaaagagagagatagaggaaaGGAGAAGGAAACAACAGGAGGAAGAGCTACGAAgattgagagaaaaagaaagggaggaggaagaagaagagaagaggaaacggaaagaagaaaaagaaagagaggatGATCAGGACAAATTAATTGATGAAGTAGATGAAGTAAAGAAAGAACCATCAAAGAAGGTCAAGAAAGTTCGGGCTAAGTCAAAATACtcctctgattctgactctgcaGTGGAAAAGGAG GTGAAAAAAAAGCCAAAGAAACCACATCCTGAACCCACAAATAaacagaagaaagaaagagaacagaaagaaagaaaacgtAAGCAGGAAGATCGTCACAAAGAAAG GGCGGCCAaagcagaaaaggaaaaaaagaaagaagaaaagttGCAAGTTAaaaaagttgaaaagaaaaaag AAATGACAGCGGAACAGAAACTTCAGAAAATACACACCGACATTAAGCATGCTCTGAAGGTTGACAGTCCT GATGTAAAGAAGTGTGTGGAGGCACTTGAAGAACTACGAACATTGCAAGTCACAACACAGCTCTTGCAGAAACACAGTGATCTGGTTGCAACACTAAAAAAA ATACGTCGCTATAAAGCTAGTCAGGAAGTCATGACAAAAGCTGGGGAGATCTACAATCATTTAAAGTCCATGTTTATGGGAGGAGATGATTCTGGCAACAGTACATTGAAGAAGAATCCTTCTGACCCAGAGCAGCAGAAAGATAAAACCAAAGAAGAGGAGAAGGAAGCTGAAAATAACACAACAAAGAAGCAAGACTCGG ATTTATCTAATGCAGTAAATGGAGAGACGGTGCCTGTGAAGAATGAGACTCTCCCAGAGAATCAAGAACAAGATCAACCACagacagaggaagagaaaaaCACTGAGGAAACATTGATTGGCAAAAAAAATAG TGCTCCAGATATATTGAAAGTGCTCCAGTCAGATGGTCAGCATACCACTGGCACAGAGCCAGTCTCAATGGAGATGGAATCAGCCATCAAGAGTTGA